One Gemmatimonadaceae bacterium DNA segment encodes these proteins:
- the fahA gene encoding fumarylacetoacetase: MTNATHDPALRSWVESANDGATDFPVQNLPWGVFRDERTGWRVGVAIGDRVLDVAAAARAGVVGEAWEQVTGPTLNALMAESPAQWTARRRAVSDALRADTEAGRRAAHIDGLTRPLTDVELGVPATVGDYTDFYASIHHATNVGSMFRPDNPLLPNYKWVPIGYHGRASSIVASGTPIRRPIGQWSAEAAGPPTVAPTRRLDYELELGLWIGGGNALGIPVPIQRAGEAVFGVSLLNDWSARDVQAWEYQPLGPFLAKNFATTVGQWVVTSEALAPFRSPATSRAPGDPAPLSYLLDAGDQAAGGIDVRLEVWLRSERMRSEGMAPHRLSLGSSTDLYWTPAQFVAHHTMGGCNLRAGDLLGTGTISGADPGSRGCLLELTWRGSQPLRLPSGEERRFLEDGDEVTIRARAERAGAAPIGFGTCTGVVMPAA; this comes from the coding sequence ATGACGAACGCGACGCACGATCCTGCGCTCCGTTCGTGGGTGGAATCGGCCAACGACGGCGCCACCGATTTCCCTGTGCAGAACCTGCCGTGGGGCGTCTTTCGCGACGAGCGCACTGGATGGCGTGTGGGCGTCGCCATCGGAGACCGCGTGCTCGACGTCGCGGCGGCGGCGCGCGCTGGCGTGGTCGGTGAAGCATGGGAACAGGTCACCGGGCCGACGCTGAACGCGCTCATGGCGGAGTCGCCGGCGCAGTGGACCGCCAGGCGGCGCGCGGTGAGCGATGCGCTGCGCGCCGATACCGAGGCGGGTCGCCGTGCAGCACACATCGACGGGCTCACTCGACCGCTCACCGACGTCGAGCTGGGCGTGCCCGCCACGGTTGGCGACTACACGGACTTCTACGCATCGATCCATCACGCGACCAACGTCGGGTCCATGTTTCGCCCCGACAATCCGCTCCTGCCGAACTACAAGTGGGTGCCGATCGGCTACCACGGTCGTGCGTCCTCGATCGTCGCTTCGGGCACGCCGATCCGTCGACCGATCGGGCAGTGGAGCGCTGAGGCCGCGGGCCCGCCGACCGTGGCGCCGACGCGGCGCCTCGACTACGAACTGGAGCTGGGACTGTGGATCGGTGGCGGCAATGCGTTAGGCATTCCGGTGCCGATCCAGCGGGCCGGCGAGGCCGTCTTTGGCGTGAGCCTGCTCAATGACTGGTCGGCCCGCGACGTTCAGGCCTGGGAGTACCAGCCACTCGGCCCGTTCCTCGCCAAGAACTTCGCGACGACGGTGGGGCAATGGGTGGTCACTTCGGAAGCGCTTGCACCGTTCCGGTCCCCGGCGACCTCGCGCGCTCCGGGTGACCCTGCGCCGTTGTCCTACCTGCTGGATGCCGGCGACCAGGCCGCAGGTGGGATCGACGTCCGGCTCGAGGTCTGGTTGCGGAGCGAACGCATGCGCTCCGAGGGAATGGCACCACACCGGCTTTCACTGGGGTCGTCCACCGACCTGTACTGGACGCCGGCGCAGTTCGTCGCGCACCACACCATGGGCGGATGCAACCTTCGCGCGGGTGACCTGCTGGGCACCGGCACGATCTCCGGTGCCGACCCGGGCTCGCGGGGTTGCCTCCTCGAACTCACCTGGCGCGGATCGCAACCGCTGCGGCTGCCGAGCGGCGAGGAACGGCGATTCCTCGAAGACGGCGATGAAGTGACGATTCGCGCGCGCGCCGAGCGCGCCGGCGCGGCGCCCATCGGGTTCGGCACCTGTACCGGCGTCGTGATGCCGGCCGCCTGA